A region of Maridesulfovibrio sp. DNA encodes the following proteins:
- a CDS encoding HprK-related kinase B, which yields MNQSAITKSAIIEKYRKDFPATESLFIDFGGCVIETRVNNSQLLADLNNYFKEFLVDTDKGDILITAHECPVADLGLEYTVKQPDPGKTKIKEEFHNLPDGRVVYKRLTGMLFVFGGEDNIAIGPCIENSNQVINFINNRFIEYKLNNGCFLGHAAGVIENGRGIAMAGFSGMGKSTLALHLMSRGTTFVSNDRVMAEDNGDSLTMYGVAKQPRINPGTALNNPDLSCIVTREDKERFLAMPKEELWELEHKYDALIDECYGKNKFILKAPLSGLVILNWKRDNSETTVNIVDPKERKDLLPAFMKGTGLFYRPDSPEKESDPDVDAYADFLSKTTLIEISGGVDFDKAADACLKFMKDGSI from the coding sequence ATGAACCAGAGCGCAATCACCAAATCCGCAATTATTGAAAAATACCGCAAAGATTTCCCCGCAACCGAATCCCTGTTTATCGACTTCGGGGGCTGTGTAATCGAAACAAGAGTCAACAACTCTCAGCTGCTGGCCGATCTGAACAACTACTTCAAAGAATTTTTGGTAGATACAGACAAAGGTGACATCCTTATCACCGCACATGAATGTCCCGTAGCGGACCTCGGCCTTGAATACACCGTAAAGCAGCCTGATCCGGGCAAGACCAAAATCAAAGAAGAATTTCATAATCTTCCTGATGGCCGTGTTGTTTACAAAAGACTGACCGGGATGCTCTTCGTTTTCGGTGGGGAGGACAACATCGCCATCGGTCCCTGCATTGAAAACTCCAATCAGGTCATTAACTTCATTAACAACCGCTTTATTGAGTACAAACTTAACAACGGGTGCTTTCTCGGACATGCCGCAGGTGTGATTGAAAATGGACGCGGAATTGCCATGGCCGGATTCTCAGGCATGGGTAAATCCACCCTCGCCCTGCACCTGATGAGCCGGGGCACCACCTTTGTCAGCAATGACCGGGTAATGGCCGAAGACAACGGCGATTCCCTGACCATGTACGGGGTAGCCAAACAGCCGCGCATCAATCCCGGCACCGCCTTGAACAACCCGGACCTTTCCTGCATCGTGACTCGTGAAGACAAGGAGCGTTTTCTCGCCATGCCCAAGGAAGAACTGTGGGAACTCGAACACAAATATGATGCTCTTATCGACGAATGCTACGGCAAAAATAAATTCATCCTCAAGGCTCCCTTAAGCGGACTGGTAATCCTTAACTGGAAGCGCGATAATTCCGAAACAACAGTCAATATCGTCGACCCCAAAGAACGCAAAGACCTGCTTCCCGCATTCATGAAGGGAACCGGACTTTTTTACCGTCCCGATTCTCCTGAAAAAGAAAGCGATCCCGATGTTGACGCCTATGCGGACTTTCTGTCAAAGACTACTCTCATTGAAATCAGCGGCGGTGTGGATTTCGACAAAGCTGCCGATGCCTGTTTGAAATTTATGAAAGACGGATCGATCTAA
- a CDS encoding nitroreductase family protein, with the protein MLPVIIDAKLCKADELCVNECPLSVLTVEEKGQIPTVHPKKTNYCINCGHCMAVCPTGAITLTAFEGQKAVPFSKEELPDAASVETLIKTRRSVRKFKKKNISSVEIGELIHTAAYSPSGHNAQPVSWTVLDTAEKVHELGEVIVEWMEDMVKQKNPLAEKLFLAGIVNAWKKGNDVICRKAPAVAVAWAPKQGITPQADTVIATNTLELAAHAQGYGTCWAGYVVLAAAYSQKVLDFLAIPAEHMAHGALFLGYPAVKYRAIPPRHKAVAEEKDGKFVFRAKPNTH; encoded by the coding sequence ATGTTACCAGTTATAATTGATGCGAAACTATGCAAAGCGGACGAACTTTGCGTAAACGAATGCCCTCTCTCTGTACTGACTGTGGAAGAAAAAGGGCAGATACCCACCGTTCATCCCAAGAAAACAAACTACTGTATCAACTGCGGTCATTGCATGGCCGTCTGCCCCACCGGAGCCATAACCCTTACTGCATTTGAAGGACAAAAAGCAGTTCCTTTCAGCAAGGAAGAACTGCCAGATGCGGCTTCCGTTGAAACCCTGATCAAAACCCGCCGCTCCGTGCGTAAATTCAAGAAAAAAAATATAAGTTCAGTTGAAATCGGTGAACTCATCCATACTGCAGCCTACTCTCCTTCCGGTCACAACGCACAGCCTGTCTCATGGACGGTTCTGGACACTGCCGAGAAGGTCCACGAGCTTGGCGAGGTGATCGTTGAGTGGATGGAAGATATGGTCAAACAGAAAAATCCGCTGGCTGAAAAATTATTTCTAGCCGGAATTGTTAATGCATGGAAAAAAGGCAACGATGTGATCTGCCGTAAGGCACCGGCTGTGGCTGTTGCATGGGCGCCGAAGCAGGGCATCACCCCGCAGGCCGATACCGTAATCGCCACCAATACCCTTGAACTGGCTGCCCATGCCCAAGGCTATGGGACCTGCTGGGCAGGCTACGTGGTACTGGCCGCGGCATATAGTCAAAAGGTTCTGGATTTTCTCGCCATCCCCGCTGAACACATGGCCCACGGAGCTCTGTTCTTAGGCTATCCGGCTGTAAAATACCGCGCCATCCCGCCGAGACACAAGGCTGTTGCTGAAGAAAAGGATGGAAAATTTGTTTTCCGGGCAAAGCCCAATACGCATTAA
- a CDS encoding GNAT family N-acetyltransferase, which translates to MTDILDGLEISWVPSITEVDRDEWNRLAKALDFPFLEWDWLRLIEQSGSATPESGWLTAHLLVRYENRLVGAAPLFVRDQSEGEFIFDRVWAEVAQKGGIAYFPKIVGMSPFTPASGYRFLISPDVPGKRVCGLICHTLDRFCAVNGLGSCAFNFVDPDWVTEMEAFGYAAWKHQGYVWENNDYRDFDHWLGTLNSNRRKTVRRERNVLRRENIRVETLTGYDIPESYFSLMFQCYESTNDKFGVWSCKYLTPQFFEGLKQSMLENLMFTVAYRGDDPEPLALSMFVFSGDKLWGRYWGCFEEVRFLHFELCYYAPIEWAVANGINIYDPGMGGEHKARRGFFSTPSYSLHKFTDPSMDLTFKTYIQEVNNLENGYICEMNDLMPVGRLEEGKD; encoded by the coding sequence GAGTGGGACTGGCTGCGGCTTATAGAGCAGAGCGGCAGTGCCACCCCGGAGAGCGGATGGCTTACGGCTCATCTCCTCGTGCGTTATGAAAACAGGCTTGTCGGAGCGGCTCCGCTGTTTGTGCGGGACCAGAGCGAAGGTGAGTTTATTTTTGACCGGGTCTGGGCTGAGGTGGCGCAGAAGGGCGGGATTGCTTATTTCCCCAAGATTGTGGGCATGAGTCCGTTTACTCCCGCTTCCGGATACCGTTTTCTTATTTCTCCGGATGTTCCCGGTAAAAGGGTCTGCGGCCTGATCTGCCATACCCTTGATCGCTTCTGTGCAGTTAACGGTCTGGGCAGCTGTGCTTTCAATTTTGTGGACCCGGACTGGGTTACAGAGATGGAAGCTTTCGGCTATGCCGCTTGGAAGCATCAGGGTTATGTCTGGGAGAATAATGATTACCGTGATTTTGACCATTGGCTGGGAACCCTGAACAGCAACAGGCGTAAGACGGTACGCCGTGAACGAAACGTCCTTCGCCGTGAAAATATCCGGGTGGAAACCCTGACCGGCTATGATATTCCCGAGAGTTATTTCAGCCTGATGTTTCAGTGTTACGAATCCACCAATGATAAATTCGGAGTCTGGAGCTGTAAATATCTCACTCCCCAGTTTTTTGAGGGGTTGAAGCAGAGCATGCTGGAAAACCTGATGTTTACTGTTGCCTACCGAGGTGATGATCCTGAACCTCTGGCTTTGTCCATGTTTGTTTTTTCAGGGGACAAGCTTTGGGGCAGGTATTGGGGCTGTTTTGAGGAAGTGCGTTTCCTCCATTTCGAGCTTTGCTATTATGCACCCATAGAGTGGGCCGTGGCCAATGGCATAAATATATATGACCCGGGCATGGGCGGAGAGCACAAAGCCAGACGCGGCTTTTTCTCCACCCCTTCCTACAGCCTGCATAAATTTACCGACCCGTCCATGGATTTGACTTTCAAGACCTATATTCAGGAAGTGAACAACCTTGAAAACGGGTACATTTGTGAAATGAATGACCTCATGCCCGTAGGCCGTTTGGAAGAGGGGAAAGATTAA
- a CDS encoding PAS domain S-box protein produces the protein MKNNEAISESGMGNLVSRILLTCAFAVFAGFVGLSLWVGYSSQLQVRTTARDLFVGESARRAMAVSFYFSNRVSELENIALSESVHSLTDVLSEKGRAAFTDNYALVEDVCSFVNSSLYQRSAGNEQAYSRIAILDDGGGIIVDSDAECTLESGDHELEKFRVRHGSPAFFAGEYGGELAIVVSVPIDASKGIRGTVVGWTKLDSLYRSLGFMTVSPSVGSDFLRVGGTVVAVSDSSARQSGQLLLMDVLHEWDGLTVLKAGQSGREVDYLAISSPVQGTSLSVISLVEEEKLFGFLSLRAQFMLSIFIFLIISIGCLWLIRSVLARKVYDARMQEAAKRVEEVNRQKDKIEQEIKNRHLADALRRRAEIKFRDIFDNAPIGIFQATLDGSYLTVNKALAELYGYESSEDLISKVESLGSQIYVNMEDWNRAVQILHLSGRVAGYEAECRRSDGSVVWTSRDLRLVEAEPGMPAYVEGFVINISARKKAEEKQQKSEWRFRSLFENSPVALWELDMRKLKALFDSYGLEKGPAIRETLLSDLESVKQSMNLVEIIDANNRTLEFFGNNSREELTNKGFSAYVSPDSWRIFRTIMLDLIAGAQRHRSEFNFIRLDGKEQSFILNMNIVPGFEDSWSRVLVSVEDISELKRIERELRASREEAQKANEAKGRFLANMTHEFRTPMNAVKGMVQLLQRSELTAEQQENLRLIKSSVDSLLVIVNDILDYSKLDSVHVELNEEPIDLPVFLSDMRDVVDVGAMNKPLQVLLEAENVPGCVRVDSLRLRQVLVNLLGNAVKFTDKGSVTLRCSLDSHSAEDSKNYLHFEVSDTGIGLPEEAVEDLFKSFVQADPSITRRYGGTGLGLSICYKLVKHLGGELSACNNEHGGALFSFSLPVEVCGRSCVDGECDSVNSPPESVDFSGIKVLVADDSKMNRILLRKIFDKNGLTDYVMVENGKDAVDAFSESDDFDLILMDIQMPVLDGFEATRAIRKTHSPVRIVALTANVGGEILDKCIESGMDSRITKPFNVDDLLAELAKVAQN, from the coding sequence ATGAAAAATAATGAGGCTATATCTGAATCCGGGATGGGGAATCTAGTTTCACGCATTTTACTTACCTGCGCATTTGCGGTTTTTGCCGGGTTTGTGGGGCTATCTTTATGGGTCGGGTATTCTTCACAATTGCAGGTCAGGACCACCGCCCGGGATTTGTTTGTGGGCGAGTCTGCGCGGCGGGCAATGGCCGTCAGTTTTTATTTTTCCAATCGTGTTTCCGAACTTGAAAATATTGCCTTAAGTGAGTCTGTACATTCCCTGACCGATGTGTTGAGCGAAAAGGGGCGTGCTGCCTTCACCGATAATTACGCCCTTGTGGAGGATGTTTGTTCGTTTGTGAATAGCAGTCTCTACCAACGCAGCGCTGGCAATGAGCAGGCCTATTCACGGATTGCAATTCTTGATGACGGGGGCGGGATTATTGTTGATTCTGATGCCGAATGTACGCTGGAAAGCGGTGATCATGAGCTGGAAAAGTTCAGGGTCCGGCACGGTTCCCCTGCTTTCTTTGCAGGGGAGTATGGTGGAGAACTCGCGATTGTGGTCAGCGTTCCCATTGATGCTTCAAAGGGAATCAGGGGGACTGTAGTTGGTTGGACAAAATTGGACAGCCTTTACCGCAGTCTCGGTTTCATGACCGTGTCTCCTTCTGTCGGCAGTGATTTCCTGCGAGTGGGAGGAACAGTCGTTGCCGTTTCAGACAGTTCCGCGCGGCAGAGCGGACAACTTCTGCTTATGGATGTCCTGCATGAGTGGGACGGCCTGACGGTTCTGAAAGCCGGACAGTCAGGCAGGGAAGTTGATTATCTTGCTATTTCATCTCCGGTGCAGGGGACTTCGCTTAGCGTTATCAGCCTTGTGGAAGAGGAAAAATTATTTGGTTTCCTTAGCCTCAGGGCTCAGTTTATGCTTTCAATCTTTATCTTTTTGATAATAAGTATCGGCTGCCTCTGGCTGATACGGTCCGTGCTGGCCCGCAAGGTTTATGATGCCCGCATGCAGGAGGCCGCAAAGAGGGTTGAGGAAGTCAACAGGCAGAAGGATAAGATCGAGCAGGAAATCAAAAACCGCCATCTTGCCGATGCGTTGCGCAGGAGGGCTGAAATCAAATTCAGGGATATTTTTGATAATGCACCGATCGGTATTTTCCAAGCCACCCTTGACGGCAGTTATCTGACTGTGAATAAGGCTCTTGCAGAGTTGTACGGCTATGAGAGCAGTGAGGACCTGATATCCAAAGTCGAAAGCCTCGGCAGTCAGATCTATGTGAATATGGAAGATTGGAACCGTGCCGTACAGATATTGCACTTATCAGGGCGGGTCGCCGGATACGAAGCGGAATGCCGTCGCAGTGACGGTAGTGTGGTCTGGACTTCACGTGATTTGAGATTGGTCGAGGCTGAACCTGGAATGCCTGCTTATGTGGAAGGTTTTGTCATCAATATAAGTGCCCGCAAAAAGGCTGAAGAGAAGCAGCAGAAGAGCGAGTGGAGGTTCCGGTCTCTTTTCGAGAATTCTCCGGTGGCCCTGTGGGAGCTGGATATGCGCAAACTCAAGGCTCTTTTCGATTCATACGGTCTGGAAAAGGGTCCTGCTATTCGAGAGACGTTGCTTTCAGACTTGGAATCGGTGAAACAATCTATGAACTTGGTGGAAATAATAGATGCCAATAACCGCACCCTCGAATTTTTCGGTAACAATTCGCGTGAAGAACTAACCAATAAAGGGTTTTCAGCCTACGTTTCTCCGGATTCATGGCGTATATTCCGAACCATAATGCTTGACCTGATTGCAGGAGCACAAAGACACCGCAGTGAGTTTAATTTCATCCGGCTGGACGGCAAGGAGCAGTCTTTTATTCTTAATATGAATATTGTTCCGGGATTTGAGGACTCCTGGTCCCGTGTGCTGGTTTCTGTCGAAGATATTTCAGAGCTTAAAAGAATCGAGCGTGAGCTGCGGGCCAGCAGGGAGGAGGCGCAGAAAGCCAATGAAGCCAAAGGACGTTTTCTTGCCAATATGACACATGAATTCAGGACTCCCATGAACGCGGTCAAGGGTATGGTCCAACTCCTGCAACGTTCTGAATTAACAGCTGAACAGCAGGAGAATCTGCGTTTGATCAAGTCGTCAGTGGATAGCCTGCTGGTTATTGTCAACGATATCCTTGATTATTCCAAACTTGATTCCGTGCATGTTGAATTGAATGAAGAGCCTATAGATCTTCCCGTTTTCCTGAGTGATATGCGGGATGTGGTTGATGTGGGGGCCATGAACAAGCCTTTGCAGGTACTCCTTGAAGCGGAGAATGTGCCGGGGTGCGTGCGGGTTGACAGCCTGCGTCTGCGTCAGGTGCTTGTCAATCTGTTGGGTAATGCCGTTAAATTTACCGATAAAGGGTCAGTGACCTTGCGGTGCAGTCTCGATTCACACTCCGCTGAAGACAGCAAAAACTATCTCCATTTCGAGGTCTCTGATACAGGTATAGGATTGCCCGAGGAAGCAGTTGAGGATCTATTCAAATCCTTTGTGCAGGCTGATCCCAGCATAACCCGTCGTTACGGCGGAACCGGTCTGGGGCTGTCAATTTGTTATAAGCTGGTCAAGCATCTTGGGGGAGAACTTTCGGCCTGTAATAACGAGCATGGAGGGGCGTTGTTTTCCTTCTCCCTGCCCGTGGAAGTATGTGGCCGTAGTTGCGTTGATGGAGAGTGCGATAGTGTAAATTCCCCCCCCGAAAGTGTCGATTTTTCCGGTATTAAAGTGCTGGTAGCTGATGATAGCAAGATGAATCGTATTCTGCTGCGTAAGATTTTTGATAAAAACGGACTTACTGATTATGTGATGGTTGAAAACGGCAAAGATGCTGTTGACGCTTTTTCCGAGTCTGATGATTTTGATCTGATTCTCATGGATATACAGATGCCTGTACTTGACGGTTTTGAAGCTACCCGGGCAATCCGTAAAACCCATTCCCCGGTCAGGATTGTAGCCCTTACAGCCAATGTGGGGGGAGAAATTCTGGATAAATGTATTGAAAGCGGGATGGATTCACGGATTACCAAGCCCTTCAACGTGGATGACCTGCTTGCGGAATTGGCAAAGGTAGCCCAAAACTAG
- a CDS encoding YqiA/YcfP family alpha/beta fold hydrolase has protein sequence MKNIFLNLHGFGSSGANSKAAALIENYPDHELISPDLPADPLECLEIIDKIIVENKERPLVMQGSSMGGFYSLIMHLRHRIPALLINPALTPAELVRNRLGDVYEFSNGDSILISQEHVDRFATAQEELEKRIAKQGASRGQVLALIGEHDELLDQNAMKSILKKAGAAIISYDTDHQFQGYGEVSRKDERVRNFLLQLRQQN, from the coding sequence ATGAAAAACATTTTCCTTAACTTACACGGATTCGGTTCTTCCGGCGCAAACTCAAAGGCTGCCGCACTTATTGAAAATTATCCCGATCATGAGCTAATCAGTCCTGACCTACCCGCAGACCCACTTGAATGCCTTGAGATAATTGATAAGATCATAGTTGAAAACAAAGAACGCCCGCTGGTGATGCAGGGATCATCCATGGGCGGATTCTACTCCCTGATCATGCACCTAAGGCATAGAATTCCCGCACTTCTGATTAATCCAGCTCTGACCCCGGCTGAGTTGGTCCGCAACCGTCTGGGGGATGTCTATGAATTTTCCAACGGTGACAGCATCCTTATTTCACAGGAACATGTAGACCGCTTCGCAACAGCGCAGGAAGAATTAGAAAAAAGAATTGCAAAGCAGGGAGCAAGCAGAGGGCAGGTACTGGCATTGATCGGCGAACATGATGAACTGCTCGACCAGAATGCAATGAAGTCAATACTTAAAAAGGCCGGGGCCGCAATCATTTCATATGACACAGATCACCAGTTTCAGGGATACGGGGAAGTCTCCCGCAAGGATGAAAGGGTCCGGAACTTCCTGCTGCAGCTGCGGCAGCAGAATTAA
- a CDS encoding GAK system CofD-like protein: MRIKIKREVRVPDPIKLERYRRTPDLGPRILFFSGGTALKKTSTVLTQYTHNSIHVITPFDSGGSSAVIRSQFNMFGIGDIRNRLMALADQSVLGNPEIYKLFAYRLPKNADDDELRAEFEEMMACKHPLVRDIPAPMRKIIRTHFIQFADVMEDFNLRGASIGNIILTAGYINNRRHIDPVIYIFSKLVEVRGIVRPTVNRDIHLAAELEDGTFVVGQHLLTGKEASPIGSGIKKLWLAKELDDSTPCTVKIRNKMSKLICSAELICYPLGSFYSSVVANLLPEGIGKAISENRCPKIFTPNTGTDPELKGHSLTDQIHKLLYYLRKDDPYNIAISDVLNFILVDSVNGIYPGGIDKREINKLGIRVIDCELVSEESTPYLDPHLLSQALLSLT, from the coding sequence ATGCGCATTAAAATCAAACGTGAAGTACGGGTGCCGGACCCGATTAAACTGGAACGCTACAGAAGAACCCCGGACCTGGGCCCCAGAATTCTTTTTTTCAGCGGCGGTACTGCGCTTAAAAAGACTTCCACCGTACTGACCCAGTACACTCACAACAGCATCCACGTGATAACGCCTTTTGATTCCGGGGGCAGCTCGGCTGTCATTCGCAGCCAGTTTAATATGTTTGGAATAGGTGATATCCGCAACAGACTAATGGCTCTTGCTGATCAATCTGTGCTGGGCAACCCGGAAATATACAAGCTTTTCGCCTACCGCCTGCCCAAGAATGCTGACGATGATGAACTGCGTGCGGAATTCGAAGAAATGATGGCGTGCAAACACCCGCTGGTTCGCGATATTCCTGCCCCCATGCGCAAAATAATCCGTACCCATTTCATTCAATTTGCAGACGTGATGGAGGATTTCAACCTGCGCGGAGCCAGTATCGGCAATATTATTCTCACCGCCGGATACATCAACAACCGCCGCCACATTGATCCGGTAATTTATATTTTCTCAAAGCTGGTTGAGGTTCGCGGTATTGTGCGCCCTACGGTCAACAGGGATATCCATCTTGCGGCAGAACTGGAAGACGGTACATTTGTGGTCGGGCAGCACCTGCTTACCGGGAAAGAAGCCTCACCCATCGGTTCCGGCATCAAGAAACTCTGGCTGGCTAAAGAACTGGACGATTCCACCCCCTGCACAGTTAAAATCCGCAATAAAATGAGCAAGCTGATCTGCAGCGCGGAACTGATCTGCTATCCCTTGGGGAGCTTTTATTCCAGTGTGGTGGCCAACCTGCTGCCTGAAGGTATCGGCAAAGCAATCAGCGAAAACAGGTGCCCGAAAATTTTTACCCCCAATACCGGAACCGATCCGGAACTGAAAGGCCATTCCCTGACCGATCAGATTCACAAGCTCCTCTATTACCTGCGCAAGGACGATCCATACAATATAGCTATCAGCGATGTACTCAATTTCATACTTGTGGACTCGGTAAACGGGATCTACCCCGGCGGAATAGATAAAAGAGAAATCAACAAACTCGGTATTCGGGTAATAGACTGCGAGCTTGTCAGCGAAGAAAGCACTCCCTATCTGGACCCGCATCTTCTCTCGCAGGCCCTGCTCTCACTGACCTGA
- a CDS encoding GAK system CofD-like protein, protein MNKEHPAIVFFSGGTALNGLAAELAKVNPECAYIITTFDSGGSSAALREVFDMPAVGDVRNRILALADTDSPEKANIVAMLNTRLPRYADRTALYGQLSHLANGSHPLMDGFSEVVRKIISERFALFIELAGDSFDPVNASLGNIVLAAGFMAHQRVLAPPIAQLSRLIGARGVVRASTVDNGHLAVRLMNGEILAGQHLFTGKESDPVASPIDGMWICSGIDDPWPRSVHGSSLAINLINDADMLVYPMGSFYSSTLAALSPQGLGQAICRNPCPKVFIPNMGFDPELIGHDINLQVERLLEVLRMDSAAYVNLSKVLNFILIDSVNGTYQQEQDFAALEKLPVKVIDRRLVSDESEGLIDPRLLAPVLMELASTGGKGGVS, encoded by the coding sequence TTGAATAAAGAGCATCCGGCGATTGTTTTTTTCAGCGGAGGGACAGCCTTGAACGGTCTGGCTGCTGAGCTTGCCAAGGTCAACCCGGAGTGCGCCTACATCATAACTACTTTTGATTCAGGGGGCAGTTCTGCTGCTTTGAGGGAAGTGTTTGACATGCCTGCGGTCGGCGATGTCCGTAACCGTATTCTCGCCCTTGCTGATACTGACAGTCCTGAAAAAGCCAATATTGTTGCCATGCTCAACACAAGGCTGCCCCGGTATGCGGACCGGACCGCATTATACGGGCAGCTTTCCCATCTTGCCAATGGCTCACATCCCTTGATGGACGGTTTCTCCGAAGTTGTCCGCAAAATTATTTCCGAACGGTTTGCCTTGTTTATTGAATTGGCCGGAGACAGTTTTGATCCGGTCAATGCAAGTCTGGGTAATATTGTACTGGCAGCCGGGTTCATGGCCCATCAGCGGGTTTTGGCTCCGCCGATCGCCCAGCTTTCCCGGTTGATAGGAGCCAGAGGCGTTGTCCGCGCATCCACGGTTGATAACGGGCATCTTGCAGTAAGGTTGATGAATGGTGAGATTCTTGCCGGGCAGCATCTATTTACCGGCAAGGAGAGTGATCCGGTTGCTTCGCCTATTGATGGTATGTGGATTTGTTCCGGTATAGATGATCCCTGGCCGCGTTCGGTGCATGGCTCTTCTCTGGCCATAAATCTGATCAATGATGCAGATATGCTTGTTTATCCCATGGGTAGCTTCTATTCCAGCACATTGGCGGCACTTTCTCCGCAGGGATTGGGTCAGGCCATTTGCAGGAACCCTTGTCCCAAGGTTTTTATCCCGAATATGGGGTTTGACCCTGAACTCATCGGTCACGACATAAATCTTCAGGTGGAGCGGCTTCTGGAGGTGTTGCGTATGGATTCTGCTGCCTATGTCAACTTGAGCAAGGTCTTGAATTTTATTCTCATCGACTCCGTTAACGGCACTTATCAGCAAGAGCAGGATTTTGCAGCCTTGGAAAAACTGCCCGTGAAAGTAATTGACCGCAGGCTGGTTTCAGATGAATCTGAAGGTCTGATTGACCCCCGCCTACTCGCTCCAGTGCTTATGGAGCTGGCCTCAACCGGTGGAAAGGGGGGCGTAAGTTAA
- a CDS encoding DUF2325 domain-containing protein — MCAALIGGMDRLKRDYIVSAKEKGIKLKVFTGKENKVSSKLGSADHVIIFTNQISHAAKKDIVKYTKSKQIPLHMFHSCGVSTLKNCLENL, encoded by the coding sequence ATGTGCGCAGCCCTCATAGGCGGAATGGACAGGCTCAAAAGGGATTACATTGTTTCAGCAAAGGAGAAAGGCATCAAGCTCAAGGTCTTTACCGGCAAAGAAAACAAGGTTTCTTCAAAACTCGGTAGTGCAGACCATGTAATCATCTTCACTAACCAGATATCCCATGCGGCCAAAAAAGATATTGTTAAATACACCAAGTCAAAACAGATTCCTCTGCACATGTTCCATTCCTGCGGTGTGTCCACCTTGAAGAACTGCCTTGAAAACCTCTAA
- a CDS encoding amphi-Trp domain-containing protein — MGKEEKTKVSLKKKVGQEEAITILEDILKGFKAGNMIIQNGEESATLIPSDKINMEIKAKTNKRKNKLSIKLSWKDLPCEAEDFSITESGEKIDPEPEKTGAETKDAEPDYGKAVVIKKASK, encoded by the coding sequence ATGGGCAAAGAAGAAAAAACCAAAGTCAGCCTGAAAAAGAAAGTCGGGCAGGAAGAAGCAATCACCATTCTGGAAGACATCCTTAAAGGATTCAAAGCGGGTAACATGATCATCCAGAACGGGGAAGAATCTGCGACTCTGATCCCTTCCGATAAAATCAACATGGAGATCAAAGCCAAAACCAATAAACGGAAAAACAAACTCAGCATTAAGCTTTCCTGGAAAGACCTCCCGTGTGAAGCAGAAGATTTCAGCATAACCGAATCCGGGGAAAAAATTGATCCAGAACCGGAAAAAACGGGGGCCGAAACCAAGGATGCTGAGCCTGACTACGGCAAAGCTGTCGTGATTAAAAAGGCTTCGAAGTAG
- a CDS encoding deoxyribonuclease IV, protein MYIGAHMPITGGVDKAVERIMSIGGTALQIFTRNQRQWKVKPLDESVVDNFKSLREEWGNYPVSVHDSYLINLASPNPESASKSVKAFAEELRRTERLGVESLVTHPGSHLGSGKVEALERYVSNLDQAIALSETEEVKVLIENTAGQGTNLGSRFGELATILEDSGYTSRMGVCFDTCHAFAAGYDLRSAESCIEVFERFDELVGLDFIRFFHLNDSKHELGSKKDRHEHIGKGHIGLEGFRFVVNDTRFSTVPKVIETPKDDDPEFKLDKMNIDLLRSLHG, encoded by the coding sequence ATGTATATAGGCGCTCATATGCCCATTACCGGCGGAGTGGACAAGGCTGTAGAGAGGATTATGTCCATAGGCGGGACCGCCTTGCAGATATTTACCCGCAACCAGCGCCAGTGGAAAGTGAAGCCCCTTGATGAAAGCGTGGTCGATAATTTTAAGAGCTTGAGGGAAGAATGGGGCAATTATCCGGTCAGTGTCCACGATTCCTACCTGATTAATCTGGCTTCTCCCAATCCTGAAAGCGCATCCAAATCCGTGAAGGCTTTTGCAGAGGAATTACGCAGAACCGAGAGGCTGGGGGTTGAGTCTCTGGTCACCCATCCCGGCTCACATCTTGGTTCAGGCAAAGTGGAAGCACTTGAAAGGTATGTATCCAACCTTGATCAGGCTATAGCCCTTTCGGAAACAGAGGAAGTAAAGGTCCTCATCGAAAATACCGCAGGGCAGGGAACAAATCTTGGCAGCAGGTTCGGAGAATTGGCCACTATATTGGAAGACTCCGGTTATACCTCACGTATGGGGGTCTGTTTTGATACCTGTCACGCTTTTGCCGCCGGGTACGATCTGCGCAGTGCCGAATCGTGCATAGAGGTTTTTGAGCGTTTTGATGAACTTGTCGGATTGGATTTTATCCGCTTTTTTCATTTAAATGACAGTAAACATGAATTGGGGTCGAAGAAAGACCGTCACGAGCATATTGGAAAGGGACACATTGGACTTGAAGGATTCAGGTTCGTAGTCAATGATACCCGCTTTTCAACCGTCCCCAAGGTTATTGAAACCCCCAAAGATGATGATCCCGAATTTAAGCTTGATAAAATGAATATAGATCTGCTGCGTTCCTTGCACGGTTAG